The Pseudomonas oryzicola genomic sequence GACTGGTTCGTGCATTACTACGGCAACTTCAAGATCGACGAACGTGGCGCGCTGGTACTGGCCATGCGCGACGGCACTATCCTGGTTCGGCGGCCCTTCGTCGAGAAGGTAGTGGGGCGCAGCCTGGCCAACAGCGAGATTTTCCGCAACCATCTGCCCTACGCTGCAGAAGGGCTGGTAGAAGCGGTTGCGGTGGTAGACGGCACGCCACGGCTGTATGCGTATCGCGCGCTGTCGAGCTACCCATTGGTGGTGGAGGCGGGCTTGTCGCGAGAGTCGATCGTCGCCCCCTGGCGGCACGATGCGATCAAATCAATGGCCGTGTTGCTGCTTTTGCTGCTAGGGCTGGCGGCATTTGGTGGCGTGGTACTGCGCCAGTTGCGCGAGCGCATCTTCATCGAACGGGCGCTGCACCAGGCGCACCAGACGCTAAAGTCCCTGGCCTTGACCGATAGCCTGACCGGGCTGGGCAACCGCCGGCGGCTGGATGCGGTGTTCGAACCGGAACTGCGTCGGGCGCGGCGCCAGGGCTATCCGCTGACGCTGGTGATGCTCGACCTGGACTATTTCAAGGCCTACAACGACCGCTATGGCCACCCGGCGGGCGACCAATGCCTGCGGCGCTTTGGCGAAGTGCTGCAACAGGCGCTGAAACGGCCGGCCGACCTGGCGGTGCGCTATGGCGGCGAAGAGTTCACCCTATTGCTGCCCGACACCGATGCCCGTGGCGCGGAGCTGCTGGTGCAGGAGGTACAGCAGCTGTTGCGCCGGCAAATACTGGAACATGCAGGCAGCCCACTTGGGCGGGTATCGTGCAGTGCCGGCATAGCCACGGGGGATCCGGCGCGGGAGGAGGTGACCGCCGAGCGGCTGATGGCGGCAGCGGATGGGGCGTTGTACCAGGCCAAACGTCAAGGCCGGGACAGGTACTGCGTGGCGGAGAACAGCCGGGCAAGTGCGGATTCCTGAGCCTGCTGGCGGCCGGCAGGGGCGCGATGTGCCAAGGCTCAGCGCCTTAAACCCAGGCGCATCGCGCAGCGCCCGACGAGGCCATGGGCAAGTTCATCGGCAAGAATGTCGCGCAGGCGCGTATCCAACCGTTCCTCATCAACCCTTTCGAAGCCGAAACGCGCATAGAACGGCGCATTCCACGGCACATCGGCAAACGTGGTCAAGGTCAGCTCCTGGGCACCCGCCTGGCGCGCCGTATCCACCACCTGCCGCAGCAAGGCGCGCCCGAGGCCTTGCCCCTGGGCCTGTCGATGCACCGAAATCTCGCACAGGTGCAGCGCCTGTCGCTCGAACCGGGCACAGGCGAAACCGAGCACGCGCCCTTGCAGGTCTTCGGCAACCCAGCTGGCGCCCGTGGCGACGAATGCCCGGTGCGTATCAATGTCCAGTACATCGGCCTGCGCCAGCCACGCCAGTGCCGGCCAGTCGGTGAAAGCCTGGGCGGCCGAGCGTTCCACCGCGGGCAGCCATTGGATATCGCGCTCGAGGGTAGGGCGGATGCGCATGGACTCACTCCTTTGAAAGCGCTACGTCTTAATCTGTAGCGGGCAGCCGGTCAAGGGTCGTAGCGTGACAATGGCTTCATCAGCAAGCGCCTGCAACCGGTCACGCCTGCATGGAAAAAATGCCAGGCAATCGGTACCCTTGCGCCTTCCTTTGCCATCCACCGGACTGTTCCATGCTGTTCAATCTCGCCGTGCTGTTCGCCACCCTGGTGGCCATGGAGGGTGTTGGCACGCTGGCCCACAAGTACATCATGCACGGCTGGGGTTGGTGGCTGCATCGCTCGCACCATGAGCCGCAGTTGGGCATGCTCGAAACCAACGACCTGTACCTGCTGGCGCTGGGGCTGATCGCCACGGCGCTGGTTGCCCTGGGCAAGAGCGGTTATGCGCCATTGCAGTGGGTCGGCGGTGGCGTGGCGGGCTACGGGCTGCTGTATGTCGTGGCCCATGACGGGTTCTTTCATCGGCACTGGCCAGCCAAGCCACGCCCGGTCAACCGCTACCTCAAGCGCCTGTACCGGGCGCACCGGTTGCACCATGCGGTGAAGGGGCGCACCGGCAGTGTATCGTTCGGCTTCTTCTATGCACCGCCGTTGCAGGTGTTGAAACAGCAGTTGCGCAGCAAGCGCAGCCAGCCGTGACAACTGCGCCTGGCCTCGCCTGCGGCATTGCCTTCAATTCACTGCCTCACCCTTGGCCTGCAGCGCCACATGCCCGCGGCTGACCCACCAGCCAAACCCGGCCGCCGTGAAGAACATGATCAGGCTGTACAGCGCCGCCGGTACAGCCATGGTGGCGTTGTTCAACAGCGAAGGGCTCAATGCCAGGGCAATCGCCAAGGTGCCGTTGTGAATGCCGATCTCCATGCCGATGGCAATCGCCTGGCGCTTGGGAATCGCCAGCAGGCGCGGCACCCAGTAGCCCGTGGCCAGGCTCAGCAGGTTGAACAGCAATGCCGCCAGGCCCACCAGCGGAGCGTACTC encodes the following:
- a CDS encoding sterol desaturase family protein translates to MLFNLAVLFATLVAMEGVGTLAHKYIMHGWGWWLHRSHHEPQLGMLETNDLYLLALGLIATALVALGKSGYAPLQWVGGGVAGYGLLYVVAHDGFFHRHWPAKPRPVNRYLKRLYRAHRLHHAVKGRTGSVSFGFFYAPPLQVLKQQLRSKRSQP
- a CDS encoding GNAT family N-acetyltransferase, producing MRIRPTLERDIQWLPAVERSAAQAFTDWPALAWLAQADVLDIDTHRAFVATGASWVAEDLQGRVLGFACARFERQALHLCEISVHRQAQGQGLGRALLRQVVDTARQAGAQELTLTTFADVPWNAPFYARFGFERVDEERLDTRLRDILADELAHGLVGRCAMRLGLRR
- a CDS encoding sensor domain-containing diguanylate cyclase, whose translation is MYAARNKDEEGLFAITGEGRAVALFRMVLAFMLMVMLAFVVVEGWRIWRDYRHAFANAENMVTNLARATAQHAEDAIRQVDAITAALSERLEGDGFDHIDRPRLHALLVQQKNIMPQLHGLFVYDAEGNWVVTDQAAIPPKANNADRDYFIYHRTHSDRGVHIGSVVRSRSTDDLIIPISRRLEHADGSFAGVLLGTIKVDWFVHYYGNFKIDERGALVLAMRDGTILVRRPFVEKVVGRSLANSEIFRNHLPYAAEGLVEAVAVVDGTPRLYAYRALSSYPLVVEAGLSRESIVAPWRHDAIKSMAVLLLLLLGLAAFGGVVLRQLRERIFIERALHQAHQTLKSLALTDSLTGLGNRRRLDAVFEPELRRARRQGYPLTLVMLDLDYFKAYNDRYGHPAGDQCLRRFGEVLQQALKRPADLAVRYGGEEFTLLLPDTDARGAELLVQEVQQLLRRQILEHAGSPLGRVSCSAGIATGDPAREEVTAERLMAAADGALYQAKRQGRDRYCVAENSRASADS